A window of Campylobacter pinnipediorum subsp. pinnipediorum contains these coding sequences:
- a CDS encoding NTP transferase domain-containing protein — protein MNAIILAAGLGSRLKELTKNKHKALFEIDGIPNIERTIKFLNESGVFDIYIVTGYLAENFNFLEEKYNVKLLHNELYKNYNNAYSLKVALEYFGDSFLIDADVVLLKNIFTKQNYSRYYTTTRKKSDKKEWVVKTHNNRIIGIEISNEVAPSLLGISFFNKKDGAIIKEQICNLTIDFFENSKLYYDDLIIKNLNKINVQNEYVENKFVGEIDDKTDLEEIKQKIKGLKCNI, from the coding sequence ATGAACGCAATTATTTTAGCAGCAGGCTTGGGTTCTAGATTAAAAGAACTTACCAAGAATAAACATAAAGCTCTTTTTGAAATAGATGGAATTCCAAACATAGAAAGAACTATTAAATTTTTAAATGAGTCTGGAGTTTTTGATATATATATTGTAACTGGTTACTTAGCGGAAAATTTTAATTTTTTAGAAGAAAAATATAATGTTAAATTACTACATAATGAATTATACAAAAACTACAATAACGCATATTCTTTAAAAGTTGCATTAGAGTATTTTGGTGATAGTTTTTTAATAGATGCAGATGTTGTATTACTAAAAAACATCTTTACAAAGCAAAATTATTCTAGATATTATACAACTACTAGAAAAAAAAGCGATAAAAAAGAATGGGTTGTTAAAACACACAATAACAGAATAATCGGGATAGAAATTTCAAATGAAGTAGCGCCATCTTTGCTTGGTATAAGTTTTTTTAACAAAAAAGATGGAGCTATTATAAAAGAACAAATTTGCAATCTAACTATAGATTTTTTTGAAAATTCAAAATTATATTACGATGATTTAATAATTAAAAATTTAAACAAAATAAATGTGCAAAACGAATATGTTGAAAATAAATTTGTAGGTGAAATAGACGATAAAACAGACTTGGAAGAAATAAAACAAAAAATTAAAGGACTAAAATGCAATATATAA